In Streptomyces sp. NBC_01707, a genomic segment contains:
- a CDS encoding beta-ketoacyl synthase, producing the protein MRRIPPQRPEPFGAAVTGIGLVTSAGVGADATWRTVSEAVIAPSVLRRTELTDLPCDFMYTITGLDTKAVLGVATHRLMDRFSQLAVIAAREAVADAGLDPSVWDGGRVAVVIGSAHGGLPFYDEQHVTLAGRGARRVSPKLAPLTVVNGAASSVATDLGARGPSQAVSTACSSGTVAIGTAHQMLRTGACDIVIAGGAESVCSRLLIASGCRLKAVSTRRDDPEAACRPFDTHRDGFVVGEGAGLLVLERPEHARARGATVRARIAGYGASSDAYSAVAPDPDGLGIERALRTALADAGLDGTDVGHVNAHGTSTVANDLIEGTMLHRVLGDRPLVTSTKAMTGHTLGAAGGIETVLTVLALQCQLVPPTVNLDAPDPAIPIDVVSKEARPGVFDVAVKTSLGFGGHNAALVLTRA; encoded by the coding sequence GTGCGTCGGATCCCGCCGCAGCGTCCGGAGCCGTTCGGTGCCGCCGTCACCGGAATCGGTCTGGTCACCTCCGCGGGCGTGGGCGCCGATGCCACCTGGCGCACCGTCTCCGAGGCGGTCATCGCCCCCTCCGTCCTGCGGCGGACCGAACTCACCGACCTGCCCTGCGACTTCATGTACACGATCACCGGCCTCGACACGAAGGCCGTCCTGGGTGTGGCCACGCACCGGCTGATGGACCGCTTCTCACAGCTCGCGGTCATCGCGGCTCGCGAAGCCGTCGCCGACGCCGGGCTCGACCCCTCGGTCTGGGACGGTGGACGGGTCGCTGTCGTCATCGGCTCCGCACACGGCGGACTGCCCTTCTACGACGAGCAGCACGTCACTCTCGCCGGGCGCGGTGCGCGCCGCGTCTCCCCGAAGCTCGCCCCGCTGACCGTCGTCAACGGCGCCGCCAGCAGCGTCGCCACGGACCTCGGTGCCCGCGGTCCGAGCCAGGCCGTCTCCACCGCCTGCTCGTCCGGCACCGTCGCGATCGGCACCGCCCACCAGATGCTGCGCACCGGCGCCTGCGACATCGTCATCGCGGGAGGCGCCGAATCGGTCTGCTCCCGGCTGCTGATCGCCAGCGGCTGCCGTCTGAAGGCCGTGTCCACCCGCCGTGACGACCCCGAGGCGGCCTGCCGCCCGTTCGACACCCACCGCGACGGCTTCGTCGTCGGCGAGGGCGCCGGCCTCCTGGTGCTCGAGCGCCCGGAACACGCCCGCGCCCGCGGTGCCACGGTCCGCGCCCGCATCGCCGGATACGGGGCGTCCAGCGATGCGTACTCCGCGGTCGCCCCCGACCCCGACGGGCTCGGCATCGAACGGGCGCTGCGCACCGCCCTCGCCGACGCCGGGCTCGACGGCACGGACGTCGGCCATGTCAACGCCCACGGCACCTCGACGGTGGCCAACGACCTCATCGAGGGCACGATGCTCCACCGGGTCCTCGGCGACCGTCCGCTCGTCACCTCGACCAAGGCGATGACCGGACACACCCTCGGCGCCGCGGGCGGCATCGAAACGGTACTGACCGTGCTCGCGCTCCAGTGCCAACTGGTGCCGCCCACGGTCAATCTCGACGCGCCCGACCCGGCGATCCCCATCGATGTGGTCAGCAAGGAGGCCCGGCCGGGCGTGTTCGACGTCGCCGTCAAGACCTCGCTCGGCTTCGGCGGCCACAACGCAGCACTCGTCCTCACCAGGGCCTGA
- a CDS encoding acyl carrier protein has translation MSTAEEISALLVSNFGTDPLVIAPEVPLHQLRLDSLALEELRLLIEDRMGVDLEDVQLTSRDTLGRLVETIHGKVAA, from the coding sequence ATGAGCACAGCAGAAGAGATCAGTGCCTTGCTGGTGTCGAACTTCGGTACCGATCCCCTGGTGATCGCGCCCGAGGTGCCGCTCCATCAGCTCCGCCTGGACTCACTGGCTCTGGAGGAACTGCGGCTCCTCATCGAGGACCGGATGGGGGTCGATCTGGAGGATGTCCAGTTGACCTCGCGGGACACCTTGGGCCGGCTGGTCGAGACGATCCACGGCAAGGTGGCCGCGTGA
- a CDS encoding peptidoglycan-binding protein, translating into MPRRAAAHTGRRASVLAALAVTALTATGTPAAATSAAHLPATAADGGRTMDRAFVKAAGKYDVPRDLLAAVGYGETHLDGHTGRPSQANGYGVMHLASNPANRTLEKAAAITGEPLSRLRRDTTANILGGAAVLRSYADRLGLDGNERDDIDAWYPAVAQYSGTTGPAAARYADTVYAFLTHGFAATVPGGEQISVTARPVAPEKGTLSATSGRAPITPYPSALWVPADAHNFSVGRTATIDKVIIHVTQGSYEGSIKWFQDPEAEVSAHYVVRSSDGQITQTVRDSDTAYHAKQANASALGIEHEGYIDDPSWFTDTMYRASAALTRALCDKYGIPKDRAHIIGHDEAPGTDHTDPGRYWDWNRYMGFVEGDSSNGSGSNGSTSGSAGDGSSGDGLGFDSYPLLQSGASGAHVTAVQQLLNTQGFAAGTVDGSFGAATLSAVKAYQTRHGLPAGGNVGPKTWTALLSAGSTPTLRQGDSGADVKRLQRSLTAALGTTVDAVGTFGPVTATAVRTYQTRQGLAVTGIVSSNTWAALHAGR; encoded by the coding sequence ATGCCCAGACGAGCCGCAGCCCACACCGGGCGCCGCGCATCCGTCCTGGCGGCCCTCGCCGTCACCGCACTGACCGCGACCGGCACACCGGCCGCCGCCACCTCGGCCGCACACCTTCCGGCGACAGCCGCCGACGGCGGACGCACCATGGACCGCGCGTTCGTGAAGGCGGCCGGAAAGTACGACGTACCGCGTGATCTGCTCGCCGCCGTCGGCTACGGCGAGACCCACCTCGACGGCCACACCGGGCGCCCCAGCCAGGCGAACGGGTACGGCGTGATGCACCTGGCGAGCAACCCGGCGAACCGGACGCTGGAGAAGGCGGCCGCCATCACCGGCGAGCCGCTGTCCCGGCTGCGGCGGGACACCACGGCCAACATCCTGGGCGGTGCGGCCGTACTGCGTTCCTACGCGGACCGGCTGGGCCTGGACGGCAACGAACGCGACGACATCGACGCCTGGTACCCGGCCGTCGCGCAGTACAGCGGCACGACCGGCCCCGCCGCCGCCCGCTACGCGGACACCGTCTACGCGTTCCTGACCCACGGGTTCGCCGCCACCGTCCCCGGTGGCGAGCAGATCTCGGTCACCGCACGCCCCGTCGCGCCGGAGAAAGGCACCCTCTCCGCCACCTCCGGACGCGCCCCGATCACCCCCTACCCGTCGGCACTGTGGGTCCCGGCCGACGCGCACAACTTCTCCGTCGGCCGGACGGCAACGATCGACAAGGTGATCATCCATGTCACGCAGGGCTCGTACGAGGGCTCCATCAAGTGGTTCCAGGACCCCGAGGCCGAGGTGAGCGCTCATTACGTGGTCCGCTCCTCCGACGGGCAGATCACCCAGACCGTGCGGGACAGCGACACCGCGTACCACGCGAAGCAGGCCAACGCATCGGCGCTCGGCATCGAGCACGAGGGGTACATCGACGACCCGTCCTGGTTCACGGACACGATGTACCGCGCCTCGGCCGCACTGACCAGAGCACTGTGCGACAAGTACGGGATCCCGAAGGACCGGGCCCACATCATCGGGCACGACGAGGCGCCGGGCACCGACCACACCGACCCGGGGCGGTACTGGGACTGGAACCGCTACATGGGCTTCGTCGAGGGCGACAGCAGCAACGGAAGCGGCAGCAACGGCAGCACCAGCGGGAGCGCCGGTGACGGCAGCAGCGGCGACGGACTGGGCTTCGACTCGTACCCGCTCCTGCAGAGCGGAGCGTCGGGCGCCCACGTCACGGCGGTGCAGCAGTTGCTGAACACGCAGGGCTTCGCCGCGGGCACCGTGGACGGCAGCTTCGGCGCGGCCACGCTCAGCGCGGTGAAGGCGTACCAGACACGCCACGGGCTGCCCGCGGGCGGCAACGTCGGCCCGAAGACCTGGACCGCGCTGCTGTCGGCCGGCTCCACGCCGACGCTGCGACAGGGCGACTCGGGCGCCGATGTGAAGCGGCTCCAGCGGTCGCTGACCGCGGCGCTCGGCACGACCGTGGACGCCGTCGGGACCTTCGGTCCCGTCACGGCGACGGCGGTCCGCACGTACCAGACCCGTCAGGGGCTGGCGGTCACCGGGATCGTGAGCAGCAACACCTGGGCGGCGCTGCACGCGGGGCGCTGA
- a CDS encoding endonuclease/exonuclease/phosphatase family protein translates to MHISRPRSVLLAGAVAVTLSATALPAAFAAPSSTAVISEVYGGGGNSGATLTRDFIELANAGSAAYDLSGFSVQYLPGSPSAGSLWQVSALTGSVAPGGRYLVAQAAGTGGTVALPTPDATGTVAMSATSGTVALVSGTTPLTCKTAADCAADTRIVDLVGYGSAVVREGSGPATGTSATASVARAASLADTDDNAADLSAGAPTPFNTAGETSGGAGPGDPGNPTEPGTVRVHDIQGTTRVSPLNGQSVTGVPGIVTGVRTSGSRGFWIQDATPDADPRTGEGVFVYTGSAAPAVAVGDSVLVSGKVDEYYPSTTTQSITEITAPRVTVLSSGNALPAPVVLDAASVPAAYVPSADGGSIDALALDPATYALDLYESLEGTRVEIADTRVTGATTAYHEVWVTIKPKENPTRRGGTLYSSYTDQNTGRIKVMSLDTTRPFPVANVGDVLSGTTTGVLDYDSFGGYNLQATELGTLTDHHLRREVTREQKGKELAVATYNVENLDALDEQSKFDTLAAGVAVNLSSPDIVSLEEIQDDNGAVNDGTVGSDATLKRFTDAIVAAGGPRYSWRYIAPENGKDGGEPGGNIRNVFLFNPKRVDFVDRPGGDATTAVTAVRTKKGVTLSASPGRIAPTSDAWDDSRKPLVGEFRFHGQPVFVIGNHFASKGGDQPLHGRYQEPTRSSETKRVKQATEVNTFVKSLLAADKSARVITLGDLNDFAFSPTMTALTGGKALKPLITTLPSNEQYSYVYEGNSQTLDHILVSPGVRRFDYDVVHINAEFADQASDHDPQIVRVDVNAPDHGHH, encoded by the coding sequence GTGCACATATCCAGACCGCGTTCCGTCCTGCTGGCCGGCGCGGTCGCCGTGACCCTCTCGGCGACCGCTCTGCCCGCCGCCTTCGCGGCGCCGTCCTCGACCGCCGTGATCTCCGAGGTGTACGGCGGCGGGGGCAACTCGGGTGCGACGCTCACCCGCGACTTCATCGAGCTGGCCAACGCCGGCTCCGCCGCGTACGACCTGTCCGGCTTCAGCGTCCAGTACCTGCCGGGCTCGCCGTCCGCCGGTTCCCTGTGGCAGGTCTCCGCGCTGACCGGATCCGTCGCTCCCGGCGGCCGCTACCTGGTCGCCCAGGCCGCGGGCACCGGCGGCACGGTCGCTCTGCCGACCCCGGACGCCACCGGCACCGTCGCGATGTCCGCCACCAGCGGCACCGTCGCCCTCGTCTCCGGCACCACCCCGCTCACCTGCAAGACCGCGGCCGACTGCGCGGCCGACACCCGCATCGTGGACCTCGTCGGCTACGGCTCCGCGGTCGTACGCGAGGGCAGCGGGCCGGCGACGGGTACCTCCGCCACCGCGTCCGTGGCGCGCGCCGCTTCGCTCGCCGACACCGACGACAATGCGGCCGACCTGTCCGCGGGGGCCCCGACGCCGTTCAACACGGCCGGTGAGACCTCCGGCGGTGCGGGACCGGGCGATCCGGGCAACCCGACCGAGCCCGGTACCGTGCGGGTGCACGACATCCAGGGCACCACCCGCGTCTCGCCGCTGAACGGCCAGTCGGTGACCGGCGTCCCCGGCATCGTCACCGGTGTGCGGACCAGCGGTTCACGCGGCTTCTGGATCCAGGACGCCACGCCTGACGCGGATCCCCGTACGGGCGAAGGGGTCTTCGTGTACACCGGCTCCGCCGCACCGGCGGTCGCCGTGGGCGACTCGGTACTGGTCAGCGGCAAGGTGGACGAGTACTACCCGTCGACCACCACCCAGTCGATCACCGAGATCACCGCCCCCAGGGTCACGGTCCTGTCGTCGGGCAACGCGCTGCCCGCGCCGGTCGTGCTCGACGCCGCCTCCGTACCGGCCGCATACGTCCCCTCGGCGGACGGCGGATCGATCGACGCGCTGGCCCTCGACCCGGCGACGTACGCCCTCGACCTCTACGAGTCGCTCGAAGGCACCCGCGTCGAGATCGCCGACACCCGGGTCACGGGCGCGACGACCGCGTACCACGAGGTCTGGGTGACCATCAAGCCGAAGGAGAACCCGACCCGGCGCGGCGGCACCCTGTACTCCTCGTACACCGACCAGAACACCGGTCGCATCAAGGTGATGTCGCTCGACACCACCCGCCCGTTCCCCGTCGCGAACGTGGGCGACGTGCTGTCCGGCACCACCACCGGTGTCCTGGACTACGACTCCTTCGGCGGCTACAACCTCCAGGCCACCGAGCTCGGCACGCTCACCGACCACCACCTGCGGCGCGAGGTCACCCGGGAGCAGAAGGGCAAGGAACTCGCGGTCGCCACGTACAACGTGGAGAACCTGGACGCGCTCGACGAGCAGAGCAAGTTCGACACCCTCGCCGCGGGTGTCGCGGTCAACCTCTCCTCGCCCGACATCGTGTCGCTGGAGGAGATCCAGGACGACAACGGTGCGGTGAACGACGGCACGGTCGGTTCCGACGCTACGCTCAAGCGCTTCACCGACGCCATCGTCGCGGCGGGCGGTCCCCGGTACTCGTGGCGCTACATCGCCCCCGAGAACGGTAAGGACGGCGGCGAGCCCGGCGGCAACATCCGGAACGTCTTCCTCTTCAACCCCAAGCGGGTCGACTTCGTGGACCGTCCGGGCGGCGACGCGACCACTGCGGTGACGGCGGTCAGGACGAAGAAGGGCGTCACCCTGTCGGCCTCGCCCGGCCGGATCGCCCCGACCAGCGACGCCTGGGACGACAGCCGCAAGCCGCTGGTCGGCGAGTTCCGCTTCCATGGGCAGCCGGTGTTCGTCATCGGCAACCACTTCGCCTCCAAGGGCGGCGACCAGCCTCTGCACGGCCGCTACCAGGAGCCGACGCGCAGCTCGGAGACGAAGCGGGTGAAGCAGGCGACGGAGGTCAACACCTTCGTCAAGTCGCTGCTGGCGGCGGACAAGTCGGCGCGGGTCATCACGCTCGGCGACCTCAACGACTTCGCGTTCTCGCCGACGATGACCGCGCTGACCGGCGGCAAGGCGCTCAAGCCGCTGATCACGACCCTGCCGAGTAACGAGCAGTACAGCTACGTGTACGAGGGCAACTCGCAGACCCTCGACCACATCCTGGTCAGCCCCGGTGTCCGCCGCTTCGACTACGACGTGGTGCACATCAACGCGGAGTTCGCCGACCAGGCGAGCGACCACGACCCGCAGATCGTGCGCGTGGACGTGAACGCTCCGGACCACGGTCACCACTGA
- a CDS encoding alpha/beta fold hydrolase has product MPEETVRTLSVYGLRYGYRRLQQPAPRTEPVVILGGALQGMFGWPQMDDHVGAVADVVTADLPGMGGADALPAVPSAGIMRSALTRIIDDLGVEKVNLFGYSYGTSIALQCAQGNPGRVARLILGGVPSHVDDSQRSHWRRVEDRLQAGDIEGAATLAAEGLMCLDPDRTVHRRELALRYVRRSLLHALCHSPHAADSLCRVLGDPPDFSGGLAGVPTLVFAGEHDTVSSPAQQREFAATIEGSRFLTITESDHWVVLERPDDVADLVARFFTDRPLETAPGLAALPRPRRAEHGATAPGLTPKC; this is encoded by the coding sequence ATGCCCGAGGAGACTGTCCGGACGCTGTCGGTGTACGGACTGCGGTACGGCTACCGGCGCCTGCAGCAGCCCGCACCACGCACCGAACCGGTCGTCATCCTCGGCGGCGCACTCCAGGGAATGTTCGGCTGGCCTCAGATGGACGACCACGTGGGGGCGGTCGCCGACGTCGTGACCGCCGACCTGCCCGGCATGGGCGGGGCCGACGCCCTCCCGGCCGTCCCCAGTGCTGGGATCATGCGCTCCGCCCTCACCCGCATCATCGACGACCTGGGTGTGGAGAAGGTCAATCTCTTCGGGTACTCCTACGGCACCTCGATCGCCCTCCAGTGCGCTCAGGGCAACCCGGGCCGCGTCGCCCGGCTGATCCTCGGCGGCGTGCCGTCCCACGTCGACGACAGCCAACGCAGCCACTGGCGACGGGTCGAGGACCGGCTGCAGGCCGGTGACATCGAGGGCGCCGCGACCCTCGCCGCCGAGGGGCTGATGTGCCTCGACCCGGACCGCACGGTCCATCGCAGGGAGCTGGCGCTGCGCTATGTGCGCCGCTCGCTCCTGCACGCGCTGTGCCACTCTCCGCATGCCGCGGACTCGCTGTGCCGGGTGCTGGGGGACCCGCCGGACTTCTCCGGCGGCCTCGCCGGCGTGCCCACTCTGGTCTTCGCCGGCGAGCACGACACGGTGAGCTCCCCCGCGCAGCAGCGGGAGTTCGCCGCCACCATCGAGGGAAGCCGGTTCCTCACCATCACGGAGTCCGACCACTGGGTCGTCCTCGAACGCCCCGACGACGTGGCGGATCTCGTGGCCCGCTTCTTCACCGACCGGCCTCTCGAAACCGCCCCGGGGCTCGCCGCGCTGCCGCGCCCGCGTCGGGCGGAGCACGGCGCGACGGCCCCCGGGCTCACCCCGAAGTGCTGA
- a CDS encoding metalloregulator ArsR/SmtB family transcription factor, translating into MDAIFKALADPSRRQLLDRLNARGGQTLRELSEGLAMSRQAVSKHLAVLESALLVTTVRRGREKLHYLNPVPVQEVADRWIGRYERGRMTALSRLKRTLEGSPVMDKPEFVYVTYIQTTAEKLYQALIDPEFIKIYMGGYGPESTWEVGAPVRWKMDPEGEFEEVGQRVLEAEPGKRLSYTWHTLQPMHREMFGRMSDEEWAEAVKERSKVTFDIEPAEEAAMGVKLTITHDGFDSPDSKMLEGVSGGWIMILSTLKTLLEGGRFVSDQGRDASA; encoded by the coding sequence ATGGACGCGATATTCAAGGCGCTGGCCGATCCGAGCCGTCGACAGCTCCTCGACCGGCTCAACGCGCGCGGCGGGCAGACTCTGCGCGAGCTGAGCGAGGGGCTCGCCATGAGCCGGCAGGCGGTGAGCAAACATCTGGCGGTCCTGGAGTCCGCCCTGCTGGTCACCACCGTCCGCAGGGGGCGGGAGAAGCTCCACTACCTCAACCCGGTGCCCGTCCAGGAAGTCGCCGACCGCTGGATCGGTCGGTACGAGCGCGGCCGTATGACCGCCCTGTCCCGTCTCAAACGCACACTGGAAGGAAGTCCGGTCATGGACAAGCCCGAGTTCGTCTACGTCACGTACATCCAGACCACGGCGGAAAAGCTCTACCAGGCGCTGATCGACCCCGAGTTCATCAAGATCTACATGGGCGGTTACGGCCCCGAGTCGACGTGGGAGGTCGGCGCGCCGGTCCGCTGGAAGATGGACCCCGAGGGCGAGTTCGAGGAGGTCGGCCAGCGGGTCCTGGAGGCGGAGCCCGGCAAGCGGCTCTCGTACACCTGGCACACCCTGCAGCCCATGCACCGCGAGATGTTCGGTCGGATGTCGGACGAGGAGTGGGCCGAGGCGGTGAAGGAGCGGTCCAAGGTCACGTTCGACATCGAGCCCGCCGAGGAGGCCGCGATGGGCGTCAAGCTGACCATCACGCACGATGGCTTCGACAGTCCGGACAGCAAGATGCTGGAGGGTGTCAGCGGCGGCTGGATCATGATCCTCTCGACGCTCAAGACCCTGCTGGAGGGTGGCAGGTTCGTCTCCGACCAGGGCCGGGACGCGTCCGCGTAA
- a CDS encoding MFS transporter — MLSPSHAPSYATVLRTRHAGRTFGAALLGRLSYGMVSLSLMLAVKDATGSYSVAGAVMALFGATSVFLSPARAALIDRYGPRRALPPMGAAYALLLSALAYATWQPGASGLPLGALAVTAGACTPPLGPVMRTVWSSLVPDRELLQRAYSLDGVAEELLFVTGPLLVGLLVRFAEPAAGVAVSAALVLVGASALVSSPALRGTSGRPSGTTPLPPSGPSGKRLLGNVGLRHAAVVSAGVGLCLGALDLLLVAFTEEHHQGASVAWVLAALSAGSAVGGLAYGAVSWRMPSRLRLTALGTALGVSSVAAGVSPNVYVLVAVVTAAGLFVAPAITTAYLIADESVGAGSRTQAGAWVNTALNAGSSGGTAAVGLLVGRLPLTVCFTLAAAPVLLCAGFAFSRDRR; from the coding sequence ATGCTTTCGCCTTCGCACGCTCCCTCGTACGCAACCGTCCTGCGCACCCGTCATGCCGGCCGCACCTTCGGCGCCGCACTGCTGGGACGGCTGTCGTACGGGATGGTCTCCCTCTCCCTGATGCTGGCTGTCAAGGACGCCACCGGCTCGTACTCCGTGGCGGGCGCCGTCATGGCGCTGTTCGGCGCGACCAGCGTCTTCCTCTCACCCGCCCGTGCCGCGCTGATCGACCGGTACGGGCCACGTCGGGCGCTGCCGCCCATGGGGGCCGCCTACGCACTGCTCCTCTCCGCTCTGGCGTATGCCACCTGGCAGCCCGGCGCCTCAGGGCTCCCGCTGGGTGCGCTGGCCGTCACCGCCGGTGCCTGCACCCCACCGCTCGGGCCTGTGATGCGGACCGTGTGGAGCAGCCTCGTACCCGACCGGGAACTGCTGCAGCGCGCGTACAGCCTGGACGGGGTGGCCGAGGAGCTGCTGTTCGTCACCGGGCCGCTGCTGGTGGGTCTGCTGGTGAGGTTCGCCGAGCCGGCGGCCGGTGTGGCCGTCAGCGCCGCGCTCGTACTCGTCGGCGCGTCGGCGCTGGTCTCGTCCCCGGCGCTGCGCGGTACGAGCGGCCGCCCGTCCGGAACGACACCCCTGCCGCCTTCCGGACCGTCCGGGAAACGACTGCTCGGTAACGTCGGGCTGCGTCACGCCGCCGTGGTCTCGGCCGGGGTGGGGCTTTGCCTGGGCGCCCTCGACCTGCTCCTGGTGGCCTTCACCGAGGAGCATCATCAGGGCGCCTCGGTGGCCTGGGTGCTCGCGGCGCTCTCAGCGGGGAGCGCGGTCGGCGGTCTGGCGTACGGCGCCGTCTCGTGGCGCATGCCGAGTCGGCTGCGCCTGACGGCACTTGGCACGGCCCTCGGGGTTTCCTCGGTCGCGGCAGGGGTGTCGCCGAACGTGTACGTCCTGGTGGCCGTGGTCACCGCGGCCGGGCTGTTCGTCGCGCCGGCCATCACCACCGCGTATCTGATTGCGGACGAGTCCGTCGGCGCCGGCAGCCGTACGCAGGCCGGCGCCTGGGTCAACACCGCGCTCAATGCGGGGTCTTCCGGTGGCACGGCCGCGGTCGGTCTGCTGGTGGGCCGGCTGCCGCTCACGGTGTGTTTCACGCTCGCGGCGGCCCCGGTGCTGCTCTGCGCGGGGTTCGCATTCAGCCGGGACCGACGGTGA